A stretch of the Oceanibaculum nanhaiense genome encodes the following:
- a CDS encoding DNA gyrase inhibitor YacG, protein MAEIHHLPRRHKKAGCPVCKKPAVETFRPFCSKRCQQIDLGRWLGGNYALPTEEEPDEADIEALARQMMESGRPEGEG, encoded by the coding sequence ATGGCCGAAATCCACCACCTGCCGCGCCGGCACAAGAAGGCCGGCTGCCCGGTCTGCAAGAAGCCGGCGGTCGAGACCTTCCGGCCGTTCTGCTCGAAGCGCTGCCAGCAGATCGATCTCGGGCGCTGGCTCGGCGGCAATTACGCGCTGCCGACGGAGGAGGAGCCGGACGAGGCCGACATCGAGGCGCTGGCCCGGCAGATGATGGAGAGCGGCCGGCCCGAAGGCGAGGGGTGA